In candidate division WOR-3 bacterium, the following proteins share a genomic window:
- a CDS encoding ferredoxin:thioredoxin reductase: MANKWDTVVGTTEYAENLARINKIAQDNGYVLNPDEDRLRKVIGLMTMNNTEFGKYYCPCKQNHPLNPHKDTPCPCPEMKNEIFKDGHCFCRLFYRRT; the protein is encoded by the coding sequence ATGGCAAATAAATGGGATACGGTCGTAGGCACCACAGAGTACGCTGAAAATCTCGCGAGGATCAATAAAATAGCACAGGACAATGGGTACGTACTCAATCCCGATGAAGATAGACTCCGAAAAGTAATCGGCCTCATGACTATGAATAACACTGAATTCGGTAAATATTATTGTCCATGTAAGCAAAACCACCCGCTGAATCCCCACAAGGATACCCCTTGTCCCTGTCCTGAAATGAAGAATGAGATCTTCAAAGACGGGCATTGTTTTTGCAGACTATTTTACAGAAGAACGTAG
- a CDS encoding double-cubane-cluster-containing anaerobic reductase produces the protein MNNHEQMWKELGLDVELHKELLRSIDNTFQQTVGKQNERPASMAYFDHVLHESHGGRVAELIEARKTGKKFIGTFCIYVPDEIAMAADAIPVALCGGTQFSIPYGEKMFPRNICPLIKSTFGLALSKTCPYGPIKDLGVGETTCDAKKKAWDVVNFHVMEVPQKKTDLDFKLWYQAVLDFKNRVEELTGKKVEANRLAETINIMNDKRRALQKLNEYRKLDPPTISGLDALVVMQAALNDDPARFTEHLIELNNELDDRVHRSISPFSKGVKRIMISGCPSVMGNWKVHSLIEKSGAAIVVDETCTGTRYFNDLVEDGAHEIDKQLRALADRYMKIDCACFSPNNERMKSIERIVDDRTVDGVVQYILQYCHGYNVEAIRVAGILSKKSIPNIKIETDYAEEDMGQLRTRIDAFLEQLS, from the coding sequence ATGAACAATCATGAGCAAATGTGGAAGGAATTAGGTCTTGATGTCGAACTACACAAGGAATTGCTCAGATCAATCGACAATACTTTCCAACAAACGGTCGGGAAGCAAAACGAACGCCCTGCTTCCATGGCATACTTCGATCATGTCCTACACGAGTCACACGGCGGCCGAGTTGCTGAACTCATCGAAGCCAGAAAAACAGGTAAAAAATTCATCGGCACATTCTGTATCTATGTACCCGACGAGATCGCCATGGCTGCTGATGCGATCCCAGTGGCGCTTTGCGGCGGAACACAATTCTCTATCCCGTATGGTGAGAAGATGTTTCCTAGGAACATTTGCCCGCTGATCAAATCAACATTTGGACTCGCCCTCTCGAAAACCTGCCCCTACGGTCCGATCAAAGACCTGGGCGTTGGCGAAACTACATGCGATGCAAAAAAGAAGGCCTGGGATGTGGTAAATTTCCACGTTATGGAAGTCCCCCAGAAGAAGACCGATCTGGATTTCAAATTATGGTATCAGGCCGTTTTGGATTTTAAGAACAGGGTTGAAGAACTCACGGGGAAGAAGGTGGAAGCAAACAGATTGGCTGAAACAATAAATATCATGAATGACAAACGACGCGCGCTTCAGAAATTGAACGAGTATCGCAAATTGGACCCGCCGACTATCAGCGGTCTCGATGCGCTTGTCGTCATGCAGGCTGCACTCAACGACGATCCTGCCCGGTTCACTGAACATCTTATAGAACTCAACAATGAACTCGATGACCGTGTGCACCGGAGTATTTCGCCATTCAGTAAAGGCGTCAAGCGTATTATGATATCAGGTTGTCCTTCTGTCATGGGTAACTGGAAAGTGCACTCACTGATAGAAAAATCAGGCGCTGCAATTGTTGTGGACGAAACGTGCACCGGGACGCGCTATTTCAACGATCTGGTCGAAGACGGAGCCCACGAAATAGATAAACAACTCCGTGCGTTGGCCGACCGTTACATGAAGATAGATTGCGCCTGCTTCTCTCCGAACAACGAGCGTATGAAGTCGATCGAGAGAATTGTCGATGACCGCACCGTCGACGGCGTCGTACAATATATTCTTCAATACTGTCACGGTTACAATGTTGAAGCAATAAGGGTCGCCGGCATTCTGAGCAAGAAAAGCATCCCCAATATCAAAATCGAAACCGATTACGCTGAAGAAGACATGGGACAACTCCGCACGCGTATCGACGCTTTTCTCGAGCAACTAAGTTAA
- a CDS encoding acyl-CoA dehydratase activase: protein MITAGIDIGSRTIKRVLMDGNKVIDYAITDTGVDLPKNFQSVLGDQKYDALVATGYGRYLAQSHLNCRIITEIKAYAIGAHFLFPDVRTILDIGGQDSKVIRVHGGKVKEFEMNDKCAAGTGKFLEVMATTLGYTLDEFSTAAAEANEAVAINSMCTVFAESEVVSLISRGEERENIALGLHQSILNRILSLMGRTGFEDPLVFAGGVAKNGCMTMLLKKKLNMKILSPAEPQIVGAIGAALMAKHKDDGHGPQKTKGE, encoded by the coding sequence ATAATAACGGCGGGTATCGATATCGGCTCACGCACAATAAAAAGAGTCCTGATGGATGGAAATAAGGTCATTGATTACGCAATAACAGATACTGGCGTCGATCTTCCAAAAAATTTCCAGAGCGTATTAGGCGACCAAAAATATGATGCCCTTGTCGCCACTGGATACGGAAGATATCTTGCACAATCGCACCTTAATTGCCGTATCATTACGGAAATCAAAGCCTATGCAATCGGCGCTCATTTCCTATTCCCGGACGTGCGCACCATCCTCGATATAGGCGGACAGGACAGCAAGGTAATACGTGTGCACGGCGGCAAGGTAAAGGAATTTGAAATGAATGATAAATGCGCCGCTGGAACAGGAAAGTTTCTCGAAGTCATGGCAACCACACTTGGATACACTCTGGATGAATTCAGTACCGCTGCTGCAGAAGCCAATGAAGCCGTGGCAATCAATTCTATGTGCACGGTATTTGCCGAGTCTGAAGTCGTATCTCTGATATCACGCGGAGAAGAACGCGAGAATATCGCGCTCGGTTTACACCAGTCAATACTCAACCGCATTTTGTCCCTCATGGGCAGAACAGGATTCGAGGACCCACTGGTTTTTGCCGGAGGCGTGGCAAAGAACGGATGCATGACCATGCTATTGAAAAAGAAATTGAATATGAAAATACTGTCACCGGCCGAACCCCAGATAGTGGGTGCGATAGGAGCCGCTTTAATGGCAAAACATAAAGACGATGGTCATGGTCCACAAAAAACGAAAGGAGAGTAG
- a CDS encoding methyltransferase domain-containing protein: protein MKYIKDFTIKDVQDVYDGPGGLLWEAVMGEQIHSGGPEATDALAQKVGLKKGMVVCDICSALGAPARHLASKYGVKVKGVDATKTMLDKARQRTKEAKLEELIEYYEGNALDLPFKKETFDVVWGQEAWCYVTDKNRLIQEAHRVLKPGGKIAFTDWIITGEISKQELDPLLETMAFPYMESFQGYQDLLKQNGFNVLEARDQTDEYAECFDDYYEKVHVDLKPTILDNFGKDLFDFASNLVTIWQKASHEHKVGRGLFIGQK, encoded by the coding sequence ATGAAGTACATAAAGGACTTCACGATAAAAGACGTGCAGGACGTGTATGATGGTCCTGGAGGACTACTGTGGGAAGCAGTAATGGGAGAACAGATCCACTCAGGCGGTCCAGAGGCAACCGACGCACTGGCACAAAAGGTTGGGCTCAAGAAAGGTATGGTCGTATGTGACATATGCAGCGCTTTGGGTGCACCGGCACGCCACCTCGCCTCAAAATACGGTGTCAAGGTCAAAGGCGTCGATGCTACGAAAACGATGCTTGACAAGGCACGACAGCGCACAAAGGAAGCGAAACTCGAAGAACTCATAGAATACTATGAAGGCAATGCCCTGGACCTTCCTTTCAAGAAAGAAACCTTTGATGTAGTATGGGGTCAGGAAGCATGGTGCTATGTCACTGACAAAAACAGGCTTATCCAGGAAGCGCACCGCGTGCTCAAGCCAGGTGGCAAGATCGCCTTCACCGACTGGATAATCACTGGAGAGATATCAAAGCAAGAACTCGACCCATTGCTCGAGACTATGGCTTTCCCGTACATGGAATCTTTTCAAGGCTATCAGGACCTGCTGAAACAGAACGGCTTTAATGTACTTGAAGCAAGAGACCAGACCGACGAATATGCAGAGTGTTTTGATGATTACTACGAAAAAGTGCACGTTGATTTGAAACCTACGATTCTGGATAATTTTGGGAAGGACCTGTTCGACTTTGCCTCGAACCTGGTAACGATCTGGCAAAAAGCTTCTCACGAACATAAAGTCGGTAGGGGCCTTTTTATCGGACAAAAATAA